DNA sequence from the Thermodesulfovibrionia bacterium genome:
GTCACGGAAATAAACATGCCAGTTGTAAGGCGGGCTTAAATGAAAGGGATTTTGAGAAGGAATCTATATATTTTATTAAGAGGTGTTTTTTTGATTGATTGATTAATCATTAATCTCTATAATTATCAAAGAGTAATGAAGTAATGCTAAAAATCAACAACATTAACTGTATAACAGGATATGTTCAATTATAAAAGAAACCTATTGAACCAAGCAGTTACGATAAGTTGCAATACCATTAATAATCTGCTAAACTAACTTTAGCTAAACTGTTTAAGGAGGTATATTATGCAATCTGTAAACATATTTGAAGCCAAGACAAATCTATCCAAACTGCTCGAATCCATTGAAAGCGGCCGCGAGAATGAGATTGTAATTGCCCGCAACGGAAAGCCTGTTGCCCGCCTTGTATCTTTAAGCCCACTTCCAGTAGATAAGCGGATAGGAGTTGCAAAGGGAAAATTTAATGTGCCGGAATCGATCGATGCTGATAACGATTCCATTCATAAACTCTTTACCGGG
Encoded proteins:
- a CDS encoding type II toxin-antitoxin system prevent-host-death family antitoxin, which translates into the protein MQSVNIFEAKTNLSKLLESIESGRENEIVIARNGKPVARLVSLSPLPVDKRIGVAKGKFNVPESIDADNDSIHKLFTGVHE